CTAAACGAGCAGTTCGAATAGAAAAAAGTAAAGGAGTAAATTCTTCAATAATACATAACAAAGATCGTGGCTGGTATTACATATACATTAAGAGATTTGATGAATTGAACGATGCTTTGCCGGTGATGCGAAACGAACGCAAAAACTCCGAACATACCGATGCTTGGGTACATATTTATAAAAATAATTAGGCGAAGAATAAATGTCCAATAAAGAAATTTTATCATGCTTTCAATGAAATCTATAAATTAATCTACCTTGAAAAGCCCTGATTGTAGGGCTTTTTTTTTGAAAAATCTACCACAAATATACTTTATGAAAAAGATAGTATTTATTATTCTATTTTCTCTATATGCACTGAATTTTTTTGCGTTCAATAACGAAATTGATAGTCTCACAAATTTATTGCAAAATGCCAAAGATAAAGAGAAGTTGATTATTTATAAAGAAATTTCAAATAAGTATAAGGGACATGATAATGAAAAGCTTATTTATAATGCAATATTATGGAATCAATTTGCTGAAAATCAAGATAATATTAATGAGCAAAAATTAGCAAATTATGAAATTGGTTTAGCATATTATAGGCTATGGAAATATGATGAAGCCTTACAATTTTTTAATAAAGCCTTACAATTTTCAAACGAGTTGGCTGACTCTTCAATAACAGCACGAATAGAAAATAGCATTGGATATGCCTATTATCAAAAAGCTGAATATGACAATGCTTATAAGTATTTTCATAACTCACTTGTAATTCGCGAATCAATTAAGGACAAAAAAGGAATTGCATATTCATATAATAGTTTAGGTTTACTGTTTTGGAAAATGAAAAAACAGAATGATGCTATTATAAGTTTTAACAATGCAAAAGAAATATGGGAACAACTTGATAATAATGTTGGAGTAATTATGTCATATAGTAATTTGGGAGCAGTTTACTATGATTTTTTAGATATTGAAAAAAGTCTTGAATATCACGAAAAAGCCTTAGAACTTGAAAAAGAAATAAATGATACCTTCAGAATGGGAATTACATTTAACAATCTTGCCGTTCTTTATCAAGAAAAAGAACAACATAATAAAGCCTTGGATTACTATTTAAAAGCATTAAAAATATCTGAAAAAAGTAATGGTAAAGATGATATTGCCAACACAAAAAATAATATTGGCAGGCTATATGTTAGTCTTGAAAATTATAAGCAGGCTCAAAAATATATTGACGAAGCTCTGATTGCCTCAAAAGAAGTTGCCGACAAACAGTTAATAAAAGAAAACTTTCATATACAATATCAATTGTATAAGAAAATGTCTGATTTCGAAAAAGCTCTTAAGTACTATATTTCATATTCCGAATTGAAAGACTCAATCTATTCTAACGAAAATAATAAAATTATTGAAGAAAGTGAAGCAAAATATAAAAACAAAAAAAAGGAACAAATCATCTCAACGCTAAATAGTAAAAACAAAATAAATACAATGATTATTCATTCATTTTTAGTGATAGCTATTGTTGTTAGCGTATTTTCGGTTTTGTTAATAATTCAGAACAGAAAAAGAAAAAAAGCCAACAAAATTTTAGTCGATAATAATGAAGAAATTTATAGTCAAAACGAAAAAATATCTCAACAAAATGAAGAAATCCAACAAATTAGCGAAGAGATTCAACAGCAATTAGAAACTGTTGAAAAAATGAACAAAGAATTATCGATAGCTAAAAACGAAGCTGAAAAAGCTAATAAAACAAAAAGTCTGTTTCTGGCGAATATGTCGCACGAAATAAGAACTCCTATGAATGGAATTATTGGAATGGCAAATATTTTGACTCAGACGGAGCTTAACGAAAAACAAAAAGAATTTACTGAAATAATTACCAAATCGGCGAACAGCCTTCTCACAATTATTAACGATATTCTTGATTTATCAAAAATTGAATCCGGAAACCTTGAATTAGAAAAAATACCATTTAGTATTTTTGAAACAATCGAAGATATCTCGCATTTGCTTGCAATAAAAGCACAAACAAAAAACCTTCAATTACACACTTTTATTCAACCCGATATTCCACAGAAAATTATTGGAGATCCAAACAGAGTGCGTCAGATTGTTATAAACTTTGTAAACAATGCAATAAAATTTACTAATGAGGGCGAAATTCTTATTTCTGCTGAGCTTAAATCAACTAAGGGAGATTCGATTGAACTTCTAATAAAAGTGAAAGATACAGGAATTGGAATATCTGAAGAAGGCAAAAAGAAACTATTTAAATCGTTTTCGCAGGTCGATGCATCGGTTGCAAGAAAGTACGGTGGAACTGGTTTAGGTTTGGCAATTTCTGTTCACCTGATAGAAATGATGAACGGAAAAGTTGATG
The Bacteroidota bacterium DNA segment above includes these coding regions:
- a CDS encoding tetratricopeptide repeat protein encodes the protein MKKIVFIILFSLYALNFFAFNNEIDSLTNLLQNAKDKEKLIIYKEISNKYKGHDNEKLIYNAILWNQFAENQDNINEQKLANYEIGLAYYRLWKYDEALQFFNKALQFSNELADSSITARIENSIGYAYYQKAEYDNAYKYFHNSLVIRESIKDKKGIAYSYNSLGLLFWKMKKQNDAIISFNNAKEIWEQLDNNVGVIMSYSNLGAVYYDFLDIEKSLEYHEKALELEKEINDTFRMGITFNNLAVLYQEKEQHNKALDYYLKALKISEKSNGKDDIANTKNNIGRLYVSLENYKQAQKYIDEALIASKEVADKQLIKENFHIQYQLYKKMSDFEKALKYYISYSELKDSIYSNENNKIIEESEAKYKNKKKEQIISTLNSKNKINTMIIHSFLVIAIVVSVFSVLLIIQNRKRKKANKILVDNNEEIYSQNEKISQQNEEIQQISEEIQQQLETVEKMNKELSIAKNEAEKANKTKSLFLANMSHEIRTPMNGIIGMANILTQTELNEKQKEFTEIITKSANSLLTIINDILDLSKIESGNLELEKIPFSIFETIEDISHLLAIKAQTKNLQLHTFIQPDIPQKIIGDPNRVRQIVINFVNNAIKFTNEGEILISAELKSTKGDSIELLIKVKDTGIGISEEGKKKLFKSFSQVDASVARKYGGTGLGLAISVHLIEMMNGKVDVESEQDKGSTFYFTAIFGKTKSTSPKNDEPKYDFNRKKALIVDNNSTCRNIYRKYLEYWNFEVFEAKDSTNCMEIFEQQNLNTNQVDIAFINYQMCDISGIQLASKIKSINANNTRLVLLSSVGKQLSPDEIEDSKIDEILNIPAKQSDILEIMLKYFKSKFMPAPIEESKIENRSLENLKYNFKVLLAEDNPINQKVASHVLKNLCSELHIAENGKIAVDSFNKNDYDIIFMDLHMPEMNGLEATIKIREIEKIKNEQNPILIVAMTAAAMKEDQERCFMAGMNNFISKPFNPQDIIRIFEDIKLKV